Proteins from one Antennarius striatus isolate MH-2024 chromosome 12, ASM4005453v1, whole genome shotgun sequence genomic window:
- the pla1a gene encoding phospholipase A1 member A yields MPGKHKTILLWVLTICITTPAVGVGEELTEECAELSNSTWQEYRQQRARLRLRYLVLTRKNPDCAHVFTQDAHEPSGFNVSLPTKVIIHGYRAMGSRPSWVKELARTLLRAQDANVLVVDWVYGASFAYNLVVQNYKEVSIQISILINQLQNQGCRLESFHFIGISLGAHVAGFIGTLFEGKIGRITGLDPAGPMFKGADTFDRLDPSDAQFVDAIHTDSDYFGISIPVGHVDFFLNGGKDQTGCARSKFASMYGYVICDHMRALHVYMSAINGSCPLTGIPCSSYEDFLKGNCMTCEVFKGRCPTIGLSENSGIAVSPILKEQKLFLLTSSSPPFCTHHILLELEVSPLGKSAELEVKLTTGALEEEQRLRLQTDATMYRTVWAYPVALCEIGSIQVRNTGARFYRQGDVHVKSVCLSEFPSLRPEEPLCVNDVHVRRGAPWSHDYVQACGDF; encoded by the exons ATGcctggaaaacacaaaaccatCCTGCTCTGGGTTCTGACAATCTGCATCACCACTCCGGCGGTGG GTGTGGGGGAGGAGCTAACGGAGGAGTGCGCCGAGCTGAGCAACAGCACCTGGCAGGAGTACCGGCAGCAGAGGGCCCGGCTGCGGCTCCGGTACCTGGTGCTGACCCGGAAGAACCCCGACTGCGCGCACGTGTTCACCCAGGACGCGCACGAGCCCTCAGGCTTCAACGTGTCCCTCCCGACCAAAGTCATCATTCACGGAtacag AGCCATGGGCAGTCGGCCCTCCTGGGTGAAGGAGCTGGCCCGGACCCTGCTGAGGGCGCAGGACGCCAACGTGCTGGTGGTGGACTGGGTCTACGGAGCGTCCTTCGCCTACAACCTGGTGGTGCAGAACTACAAGGAGGTATCGATACAAATCTCCATCCTCATCAACCAGCTGCAG AATCAGGGATGCAGACTGGAGAGCTTCCACTTCATCGGGATCAGCCTCGGGGCGCATGTCGCTGGCTTCATCGGGACTCTGTTTGAGGGGAAGATCGGAAGAATCACAG GCCTGGACCCCGCTGGACCCATGTTCAAAGGAGCCGACACCTTTGACCGTCTGGACCCGTCTGACGCTCAGTTTGTGGACGCCATCCACACAGACTCTGACT ATTTTGGGATCTCCATCCCTGTGGGTCACGTGGACTTCTTCCTGAACGGAGGGAAGGACCAGACGGGATGCGCCCGCTCCAAGTTTGCCTCCA TGTACGGCTACGTCATCTGTGACCACATGAGAGCGCTGCACGTGTACATGAGCGCCATCAACGGCTCCTGCCCTCTGACGGGGATCCCGTGTTCCAGCTACGAGGACTTCCTGAAGGGGAACTGCATGACCTGTGAAGTCTTCAAGGGAAGGTGTCCAACCATAG gtttaTCAGAAAACAGCGGGATAGCTGTGTCTCCAATTCTCAAAGAGCAGaagctcttcctcctcacctcgTCTTCGCCGCCTTTTTGCA CTCATCACATCctgctggagctggaggtgtCGCCCCTGGGTAAGAGCGCCGAGCTGGAGGTGAAGCTGACCACCGGGgccctggaggaggagcagcggctgAGGCT CCAGACAGATGCAACGATGTACCGGACGGTCTGGGCCTATCCCGTGGCTCTGTGTGAGATCGGGTCCATCCAGGTGAGGAACACCGGCGCTCGGTTCTATCGGCAGGGAGACGTCCACGTCAAGTCCGTCTGCCTTTCCGAGTTCCCCTCCCTCAG ACCAGAGGAGCCGCTGTGTGTGAACGACGTCCACGTCAGGCGAGGAGCGCCCTGGTCACATGACTATGTGCAGGCGTGCGGCGACTTTTAA
- the hsd3b1 gene encoding hydroxy-delta-5-steroid dehydrogenase, 3 beta- and steroid delta-isomerase 1 codes for MSLRGDVCLVTGACGFLGKRLVRLLLEEENAAEIRLMDKQVQSTFLQSLEGCRGDTKLAVFEGDIRDGDLLRKACRGASVVFHIAAIIDVIDAVEFSEMYGINVKGTQLLLEACIQENVASFIYTSTIEVMGPNSKGDPIVNGNEDTIYNNDLKFNYSKTKREAEQRTLQAHNEVLQNGGRLATCALRCMYIYGEGCRFLLHHMGKGIQNKDVLIRMSLPEARVNPIYVGNVAMAHLQAALSLKDPQKRSITGGNFYFISDDTPHMSYSDFNYAVMAPLGFSIQEKLMVPLSLFYMLCFIMEVLCMMLRPFIRVRPPIKRQLLTMLNTPFSFSYQKAKRDLGYVPRYTWEEARKRTTEWLASELTKERERIRVK; via the exons ATGTCTCTGAGAGGTGATGTGTGTTTGGTGACGGGAGCCTGTGGATTCCTGGGAAAGAGGCTGGtgaggctgctgctggaggaggagaacgcCGCCGAGATCCGCCTGATGGACAAACAAGTGCAGTCCACATTTTTACAGTCTCTGGAGG GCTGCAGAGGCGACACAAAGCTGGCTGTTTTTGAGGGAGACATCAGAGATGGGGATTTGCTGAGAAAAGCCTGTCGTGGTGCATCGGTCGTCTTCCACATCGCTGCCATCATCGACGTTATTGACGCGGTGGAATTCAGCGAGATGTACGGCATCAATGTCAAAG GAACGCAGCTCCTCCTGGAGGCGTGCATTCAAGAGAACGTGGCGTCTTTCATCTACACCAGCACCATCGAGGTGATGGGACCCAACTCTAAGGGCGACCCCATCGTTAACGGCAACGAGGACACCATCTACAACAACGATCTGAAGTTTAACTACAGCAAGACCAAAAGAGAGGCGGAGCAGAGGACGCTGCAGGCCCACAATGAGGTGCTCCAGAACGGAGGTCGCCTGGCCACCTGCGCCCTCAGGTGCATGTACATCTACGGGGAGGGGTGCCGCTTCCTGCTGCACCACATGGGCAAAGGGATCCAGAACAAAGACGTCCTGATTCGTATGTCGCTGCCAGAGGCCCGAGTGAATCCCATCTATGTGGGGAACGTGGCCATGGCCCACCTCCAGGCGGCCTTAAGCCTCAAGGATCCGCAAAAGAGAAGTATCACAGGGGGAAATTTTTACTTCATTTCTGACGACACGCCCCACATGAGTTATTCAGACTTCAACTACGCGGTCATGGCACCTCTGGGCTTCAGCATTCAGGAGAAGCTCATGGTGCCTCTCAGCCTCTTCTACATGTTGTGCTTCATCATGGAGGTTCTGTGCATGATGCTCCGCCCTTTCATCCGAGTCCGACCGCCGATTAAGCGCCagctcctcaccatgctgaACACGCCATTCAGCTTCTCCTATCAAAAGGCCAAGAGGGATCTGGGGTACGTCCCCAGATACACTTGGGAGGAGGCCCGCAAACGCACCACTGAATGGCTCGCCTCAGAGCTGACAAAGGAAAGGGAGAGAATTAGGGTTAAATAA
- the si:rp71-68n21.9 gene encoding kelch-like protein 9 has translation MGGSGDDSGLGRLSRRFSRMSSRDPPRPPTQPERPLLQPERPPPQPERPPPQPARPVQPDDRPSPPVPSPSRTPASLPSPKETLPQRPNKVTKPKLPPRPLCTVFSSSEHGAALVQGFDSFRENEILCDVILVPGDSEETFPVHRVIMASSSDYFKAMFTGGMKEKEMREIKLHGVTKLGLKNIIDFIYTSEVRLDMGNLQDTLEAANFLQVMPVLKFCNQLLSSEITIDNCVEVERIARDLLLEDVQLNIGQFVSQNLSALVESGRYLQLSEATMANALASDTLKGYSEMELYHIARGWLNHDHPNRRSSVYALMRHIRFPLMSPSELIQISQEDEDEEDSMMRSATTCVSLLLEASNYQMMPFMQPALQTKRTQIRSDSTHILALGGVMRQQLVVSRELRLYDEKTRHWKALTAMEVPRYQHGVALLGGFLFIVGGQSTYDTKGKTAIDSAYRYDPRFDRWLQIASLNEKRTFFHLSALRGKLFAVGGRNALGEIDTVECYNLKKNEWTFVTSMVEPHYGHAGAVHRDLMYISGGITRDAFQKELWCYDPVGDTWSQRADMSELRGLHCMCTVGDRLYVMGGNHFRGSGDYDDVLACEYYSPETDQWTAVVPMTRGQSDVGVTVFNGHIYVVGGYSWNSRCMVDIVQRYDPERDVWDRVFNVLEPLGGIRACTMTVHLPEGSVDEAQIQDCPLPTAKS, from the exons ATGGG AGGAAGTGGAGACGACAGCGGACTAGGGAGGTTGAGCCGAAGATTTTCCCGTATGAGCAGCAGGGATCCTCCAAGGCCCCCAACTCAGCCAGAACGACCTCTGCTTCAGCCGGAAAGACCTCCACCTCAGCCGGAAAGACCTCCACCTCAGCCAGCAAGACCTGTCCAACCAG ATGACAGACCGTCTCCACCAGTTCCATCTCCATCACGGACACCAGCTTCTCTCCCTTCACCCAAGGAGACGCTGCCACAACGCCCCAACAAAGTGACGAAGCCCAAACTCCCCCCTCGGCCTCTGTGTACAGTGTTCAGCAGCAGTGAACACGGAGCCGCTTTGGTGCAG GGCTTTGACAGTTTCAGAGAAAATGAGatcctctgtgatgtcattttgGTTCCTGGAGACAGTGAGGAGACTTTCCCGGTCCACAGAGTCATCATGGCTTCATCCTCTGACTATTTCAAGGCTATGTTCACTG GAGgcatgaaggagaaggagatgagAGAGATCAAGCTGCATGGGGTCACCAAACTAGGTTTAAAGAACATTATAGACTTCATTTACACATCAGAGGTCCGCCTCGACATGGGTAATCTCCAAGATACATTGGAGGCTGCAAACTTCTTGCAGGTCATGCCCGTCCTGAAGTTCTGTAATCAGCTCCTGAGCAGCGAG ATCACTATTGATAACTGTGTGGAAGTGGAGCGCATTGCCAGAGATTTACTGCTGGAGGATGTTCAGTTGAATATAG GCCAGTTTGTGAGCCAGAACCTGTCAGCATTGGTGGAGTCCGGCCGATACCTCCAGCTCTCTGAAGCCACCATGGCCAACGCTCTGGCCAGCGACACCTTAAAGGGTTATTCTGAGATGGAGCTCTACCACATCGCCAGAGGATGGCTCAACCATGACCATCCTAATCGGCGCTCTTCTGTGTACGCCTTGATGCGCCATATTCGCTTCCCGCTGATGAGCCCCAGCGAGCTGATTCAGATCTCCCAGGAAgacgaggacgaggaggacTCCATGATGCGTTCAGCGACGACCTGCGTGAGCCTCCTGCTCGAGGCCAGCAACTACCAGATGATGCCTTTCATGCAGCCGGCCCTGCAGACCAAGCGAACGCAAATACGCTcagactccacccacatcctgGCGCTGGGAGGGGTTATGCGACAGCAACTGGTGGTGAGCCGGGAGCTGAGGCTGTACGATGAGAAGACCAGGCACTGGAAGGCCCTGACGGCAATGGAGGTGCCGCGGTACCAGCACGGTGTGGCTCTTCTGGGCGGCTTCCTCTTcattgttggag GCCAGAGTACATACGACACCAAGGGCAAGACGGCCATTGACAGCGCCTACCGCTACGACCCACGCTTTGACAGGTGGCTCCAGATCGCTTCCCTCAATGAGAAGAGGACTTTCTTCCACCTGAGCGCTCTGAGAGGCAAACTGTTTGCTGTCGGGGGAAGGAACGCCTTAGGAGAAATTG ACACTGTGGAGTGCTATAacctgaagaaaaatgaatggaCATTTGTGACCAGTATGGTGGAACCTCATTATGGACATGCTGGAGCGGTTCACAGGGACCTCATGTACATTTCAG GTGGGATCACTCGTGATGCTTTCCAGAAGGAGCTCTGGTGTTACGACCCTGTCGGCGACACGTGGAGTCAGCGGGCGGACATGTCGGAGCTCCGCGGCCTCCACTGCATGTGCACCGTCGGGGACAGACTCTACGTCATGGGCGGGAATCACTTCCGAGGCAGCGGCGATTACGACGATGTCCTGGCTTGTGAGTACTACAGCCCGGAGACAGACCAGTGGACCGCCGTGGTGCCGATGACCCGGGGCCAGAGCGATGTTGGAGTCACAGTGTTTAACGGACACATCTATGTGGTGGGGGGGTATTCCTGGAACAGCAGATGCATGGTTGACATTGTGCAGCGGTATGATCCAGAGCGGGACGTCTGGGACAGGGTGTTCAATGTGCTGGAGCCCCTGGGGGGAATTCGCGCCTGTACAATGACGGTTCATCTGCCGGAGGGGTCGGTGGACGAGGCTCAGATTCAGGACTGTCCGTTGCCCACAGCCAAGAGCTGA